The Apodemus sylvaticus chromosome 5, mApoSyl1.1, whole genome shotgun sequence genome has a segment encoding these proteins:
- the Slc2a4rg gene encoding LOW QUALITY PROTEIN: SLC2A4 regulator (The sequence of the model RefSeq protein was modified relative to this genomic sequence to represent the inferred CDS: inserted 2 bases in 1 codon; substituted 2 bases at 2 genomic stop codons), protein MDTFRAPSWSFLVESGLESWKEAMVHRPGSCSSSSNSGDWSXDLTSLLHPFHHPCCPTEAAHFLFGESTLRKSKEAEPEQSDGKEDFHYTELYAGMDMLSDGLFSQTPVSHIVSMLLTFPHLELPELLEPLALPNLLQRLTLSLPPKLSCSQACHSDHAYQPSETTDRVVKVSADNSPYPLHVPSRKPRVGAKKCQKVCGMXDPWCTACCWKKACXQFLD, encoded by the exons ATGGACA CCTTCCGGGCTCCCTCATGGAGTTTCCTTGTAGAGTCTGGCTTGGAGTCCTGGAAGGAAGCCATGGTTCATCGTccaggcagctgcagcagcagcagcaacagtggagacTGGAGCTAGGACCTGACCAGTCTTCTCCATCCATTCCATCACCCCTGCTGCCCCACTGAAGCAGCCCACTTTCTGTTTGGGGAGTCCACCCTGAGAAAAAGCAAG gaggcagagccagagcaGAGTGATGGCAAGGAGGACTTCCACTACACAGAGCTTTATGCTGGCATGGACATGCTGTCTGATGGGTTGTTCAGCCAGACCCCAGTGTCTCATATCGTCTCCATGCTACTCACCTTTCCTCATCTGGAGCTCCCAGAGTTGCTGGAGCCCCTAGCTCTTCCCAACTTGTTACAGCGCTTAActttgtctctacctcccaagctcAGCTGTTCACAGGCATGCCACAGTGACCATGCCTATCAGCCAAGTGAGACCACAGATAGA GTTGTAAAGGTCTCAGCTGACAATTCTCCATACCCCCTGCATGTCCCCTCCAGGAAGCCCCGGGTAGGTGCCAAAAAGTGCCAGAAAGTATGTGGCAT GGACCCGTGGTGCACAGCTTGCTGCTGGAAGAAAGCCTGCTAGCAATTCCTGGACTGA